TATTGGCTCAGGCAAGGCTTTAAAACGTGCCATTAAATGTGTTAAATGTTGTCCTTGAATGGTTACCGCAACGGAAGGAATGCGTGCCATTGGCTGTGAACCACTGCCGATTTGTGCGGAACTTGGCTTGATTTGTAATGAATAATCAGAATTTAATTTATTTTCTAACCGCACTTTTAATTGTTCCGCCTGAGCCGTTAATTCAGAAACAGAAAGCGTTAGCTTAGTTAAAATAGGCAATTTTTCTAGTAGTTTTTCTGGTTGTAAATAAAGCCGCAAAGTTGCCTCTAAGCCTGCAAGAATCACTTTATCACAACGTAAAACCCGTTTAAGTGGGTGCGTTTGTAGTCGCTCAATCAAGGCTTTTTTACCAACAATGATACCCGCTTGTACCCCACCTAATAATTTATCGCCAGAAAAACTCACTAAATCAACCCCTTGTGCAATTTTTTCTTGTACTGTCGGCTCATAAGGTAAACCATATTGGCGTAAATCAATCAATGCACCACTGCCTAAATCACTGATAACAGGAAGAGCATATTGCTGGGCTAACGCTACGAGTTGCTGTTCGGCAACTGCGGCAGTAAAGCCACAAATTTGATAATTGCTACTATGTACTTTCATCAACAAAGCGGTATCTTCATTAATGGCATTAGCATAGTCGCTTAAATGGGTGCGGTTGGTTGTGCCTACTTCTCGCAAATAGCAACCTGCTTGTTGCATAATATCAGGGATACGAAATGCCCCACCAATTTCAATCAGCTCACCACGCGAAATGACCACCTGTTTATCTTTCGCTAACCCAGCCAGCATCAACAACACCGCAGCCGCATTATTATTTACAACACAAGCCGCTTCCGCCCCTGTCAGTTGACAAAGTAACTCACTAATATAATTATCACGATGACTACGCTGACCTGCTTGCAAATCATATTCCAATGCCACATTATTACGCATCGCATTTAGCCCAGCTTGCTGAGCGGTTTCCGCCCATAAGGCACGCCCCAAATTGGTATGCAATACTGTGCCAGTAAGATTATGCACCACTTGGATTTTGACCTGCTGACTATCTCGCAACTGAACCGCTACTTGCTGTAAAAAATGTTGTTCATCTACACAAAAGTGCGGTAGTTTTTGCAAAAATTTTATCTGTTGTCGGGCTTGTTGCAACAGCTCTCGGCAAACTCGCACCATAGCACTATGCCCAAATTGTTCATTAAGTTGCTGCCCTTGCGTTGTTTTTAATAACTTATCCACTGAGGGTAACTGTTGAAACAATTTCTCCATAATTATCCTTTTTTCTTTGTTTAAAACGCAATAAACACAATATTAATCACAACAACAAACTTATAACCATTAGAAAACGATGAATTATAACTTATTACCAATAATACAACGAGATTTTATTGCAAGTTACTGCTTTTTCAGTTAAAGTTCACAGCGTTTCTCAAAAAGGAAGGTCGTCGTATCCGGTGATACGGCAGGACTTCAAATCCTGTTAAGGCTGCCAGCAGTCTTGGGTGGGTTCAACTCCCATGACCTTCCGCCATAGGGGTTAAGCCAATATATTAAAAATCGCTGTAATGGACAAAATGGTTGCTGATGTCGATTATACTATTTTTGAGCACCACCAAAAAGTTGAAATCATTTCATCAATGACAGAACTCTATATGCCACAGGGCTAAACCCTTTTAATTTACCTTGAATAAGCTGATTATTGTAATACTTAATGTATTCATGCAATGGTGTTGTAAGTTGTTCAACGCTCTTAAAAACCTTGTCAAAATAACATTCCATTTTAACTGCCCGAAAAAACTTCCCATTTCACTATATATCAAGGCAATTTCCTTTTCCTTGACATATTCTGGTGAATCCTCTTTGCTTGCAATAACCGTTGATAGCCTATTACCTGATATTGCTAGCCTTGGTAGGATTGCAGTATCGGTTTGTTCTCGTCAAGTTTGGTAATAGCTTGCTTCTTTTCTTTACACGAAAGATAAGGTAAATTGATAATGACGAAAACTCTTAGCTAAGTTGAATAAATGACAGTAAAAAAACAAAAACGCACCGCACTTTTTGTCAGTGGTTATATTGTATTTTACTCTCAAGGCAAATAGTGTGCTTATATTCAAAAACGAGGAAGTCTTATGCTATATGGTTTTGTTTTTAATTAACAAGAATTCTCCTTTAATTTACTAAAAAGCACAATCAGCTAAAAATTTACTGGATTTAGACCGCACTTTATGGTATAAAATCGTCCGTCATTTTGCGTTGTGCAAATGGCGTTTTTTTATTCAATTTCAAAAACACACACATATCTTGTTCATTAAATTGGGGTGCCAAATGGTTCAATTTAATTTGATATGTGGAGGCTAAACCCAATTAAAAAGGAAAAAATTATTATGGCACAAGTTTCTATGCGCGATATGCTACAGGCTGGCGTTCACTTCGGTCACCAAACCCGTTATTGGAATCCAAAAATGAAACCGTTTATTTTTGGTGCTCGTAATGGTGTTCATATCATTAACTTGGAAAAAACTCTTCCATTATTTAACGATGCGTTAGCTGAATTATCTCGTATTGCTCATAACAACGGTAAAATTTTATTTGTTGGTACTAAACGTGCAGCCACTGATGCAGTAAAAGAAGCGGCATTAGACTGTCAACAATATTATGTTAATCATCGTTGGTTAGGTGGTATGTTGACTAACTGGAAAACCGTTCGTCAATCTATCAAACGTTTAAAAGATCTTGAAACTCAATCTCAAGACGGAACTTTTGACAAGTTAACCAAAAAAGAAGCATTAATGCGTACTCGTGAAATGGAAAAATTAGAGCTAAGTCTTGGCGGTATCAAAAATATGGCGGGCTTACCTGATGCGTTATTTGTTATTGCAGCAGATCACGAGCATATTGCGGTTAAAGAAGCGAATAATCTTGGTATTCCAGTATTTGCGGTAGTAGATACTAACACTGATCCAGATGGTGTTGATTATATTATTCCGGGTAACGATGATGCAACTCGTGCAATTCAACTTTATTTAAGTGCAGCAGCAGCGGCAGTTAAAGAAGGTAAAGGCGTTGAAGAAGTTGTTACTGAAGAAGTTGCAGTAGAAATTATTACCGAAGAATAATTTGGTAACAAGGCGATTGCCCTTAATAAATGAATAGGTAAGCAGGGGCATGAATACCCTGCTTTTTTGTCATAAAGAATAAATTATATTGAACAGAGGACATTAAAATGGCAGAAATTACTGCATCATTAGTAAAAGAACTCCGTGAACGTACTGGCGCTGGTATGATGGAGTGTAAAAAAGCATTAGTTGAAGCAAACGGCGATATTGAATTAGCCATTGATAATATGCGTAAATCTGGTCAAGCTAAAGCGGCTAAAAAAGCAGGTCGTGTTGCGGCAGAAGGTGTTATCCTTGCGCGTATTGGTTCAGGTTTTGGTGCATTAGTTGAAATGAACTGTGAAACTGACTTCGTTGCAAAAGATGCTGGTTTCTTAGAATTAGCCAATGCGGTTGCTGACTATGCTTTAGCCAATAAAGGCGTAACCATTGAAGCCTTACAAGCACAATTTGAAGAACAACGTGCTGCATTAGTGGCTAAAATCGGTGAAAATATGACGATTCGTCGTGTACAGTTCTTAGAAGGCGATGTGTTAGTATCTTACTTACATGGTGCGAAAATCGGTGTATTGGTCGCGGGTAAAGGTTCTGAAGAAGAATTAAGAAAAGTGGCAATGCATGTTGCGGCTAGCCGTCCTGAATTTGTACGTCCAGAAGATGTACCTGCGGATGTGGTGGCGAAAGAGCGTGAAATTCAAGTTGATATTGCGATGCAATCAGGTAAGCCACGTGAAATCGCAGAGAAAATGGTAGAAGGTCGTATGAAGAAATTTACTGGTGAAGTTTCTTTAACTGGTCAACCATTTGTGATGGATCCGTCAAAATCTGTTGGTGAATTCTTAAAAGAGGTTGGTGCTGAAGTAACTAACTTTGTTCGCTTTGAAGTTGGCGAAGGTATTGAAAAAGTGGAAACTGATTTTGCTGCAGAAGTTGCTGCAATGCAAAAAATCTAATGAGAAATATTGGTAGAATTGACCGCACTTATTAGTGCGGTTTTTTGTTTATTGATTTGGTTGTATGCTTGTGCAAAATAACAGCGTATAATTTAGCCAATTTAATCATAGGATAGTTGAGGGCAATTTAACGCTAAGTCATCGTTAATTTCTCCGTTGGCTATTTATTATCGTAAAAGGGAATAATAATGGAACAACAACAGTATTCTGTTAAAACCTCGAGTAAACGCAAAAAAATCTTAACTTATTTCTTTATTATTTTATTGCTTGTTGGTATAGGTGTAGCCATTTATTGGTTCTTGGTTTTGCGTAATCATCAAGAAACTGATGATGCCTATGCTTCAGGCAATCAAGTAATGGTTTCAGCTCAAGTGAGTGGTAACATTACGCAAATTAATGTGGATGATATGGATTTTGTGCATCAGGGCGATGTATTGATTTTATTAGATGATACAGATGCAAAATTAGCTTTTGCACAAAGTAAAGATGCTTTAGCCAGTGCTGTACGTTCAATTAAGCAGCTAGAATATACGGTACAACAATTACAAGCAACGGTCGCTGCTAATCAAGTTACCTTAGCTCGAGCGGAGGGGGATTTGGCGCGCCGTCAGCAATTAAGTAAATCAGGTTCTATTGATCAAGAATCTTTACAACATGCAAAAGATGCAGTTGCTTTAGCTGATGCACAATTACAGGTGGCGAAAAGTCAATTATTGGCAAATCAGGCTTTATTGGGCAATACGCCATTAATTCAGCAACCTAGTGTAAAAAATGCTATTGATAATGTTAAACAGGCTTGGCTTAATTTACAGCGTACTCAAATTAAAAGCCCATTAAGCGGTTATGTGGCAAGACGTACTGCTCAAGTTGGAGCGAGAGCTACGGTTGGTAGCCCATTATTGGCGGTGATTGCCACTGATGATATGTGGGTAGATGCGAACTTTAAAGAAACGCAGTTAGTGAATATGCGTATTGGGCAGCCAGCCACTTTAGTATTTGATTTGTATGGTGATAAGGTTGAATTTGAGGGAAAAGTAGAAGGAATTGAGCTAGGTACAGGTAGTGCATTTTCTTTATTACCTGCTCAAAATGCTACAGGAAATTGGATTAAAGTTATTCAGCGTGTTCCTGTGCGTATTCGTTTAAATAAAGATCAACTTGCACAGTATCCATTGCGTATTGGCTTATCAGCCACTGTAAATGTAAATACCGCCGATACCTCTGGCGAGGTGTTATTGAGTAATAAACGCCTTACACCTATTTACCGTACTAATGTGCTTGATTATGATCTTGCTCCTGTAAATCAACTCATTGAACAAATTATTTCTGAAAATAGTAAATAGGCAGATTAATGCAACAAACAACGCAATATGAACCCATAAAAGGTGGGGCGTTAGTGCTAATGACCTTAGCTTTAGCACTCGCCACTTTTATGCAAGTATTAGACTCAACCATTGCCAATGTTGCTATTCCAACTATTGCGGGTGATCTTGGGGCATCTTCTAGCCAAGGTACTTGGGTAATCACTTCTTTTGGGGTAGCCAATGCGATCGCTATTCCTATTACAGGCTGGTTAGCGAAACGCTTTGGTGAAGTCCGTTTATTTCTATTGGCAACCAGTTTATTTGTACTTGCTTCTTGGCTATGTGGCATTTCTCATAGCCTAGAAATGCTTATTTTTTGTCGTGTATTACAAGGGATTGCTGCAGGGCCGATTATTCCATTGTCGCAAAGCCTATTACTTAATAACTATCCCCCACAAAAACGCAGTATGGCTTTAGCATTTTGGTCAATGACAGTGGTTGTTGCCCCGATTTTTGGACCGATTCTTGGCGGTTGGATTAGTGATAATCTACATTGGGGGTGGATTTTCTTTATTAATGTGCCTATTGGGATTAGCGTGGTGCTAATTAGTTGGAAAATTTTGGCAAAACGTGAAACGCAAACCTCTCAACAACCCATTGATCGTATTGGATTAGTTTTACTGATTTTAGGGGTAGGTTGTTTGCAATTAGTGCTAGATAAAGGACGTGAACAAGATTGGTTTAATTCCAGTGAAATTATGCTGTTATCAGTGATTTCTGCTATTAGCCTAATATTATTAATTATTTGGGAATTAACCGAGAAAAATCCTATTGTAGATATTTCATTGTTTAAACTGCGTAATTTTAGTATTGGTTGTTTAAGCACCAGTTTAGCTTTCTTAGTTTATTTAGGCTCAGTGGTATTAATCCCTTTATTACTACAACAAGTCTATGGTTATACCGCTACTTGGGCGGGTTTAGCCGCTGCACCTGTGGGGCTATTACCTATCTTATTATCGCCATTGATTGGTAAATTTGGCAGTAAAATTGATATGCGAATTTTGGTTAGCTTAAGTTTTATTGTTTATGCCTTAACCTTTTATTGGCGTGCGGAAACTTTTGAGCCCAATATGAGCTTTATGGACGTGGCATTACCACAATTTGTACAAGGATTGGCGGTCGCTTGCTTTTTTATGCCATTAACTACCATTACCTTATCAGGTTTACCGCCAGAAAAAATGGCATCGGCCTCAAGCCTCTTTAATTTTTTACGCACTTTGGCGGGTTCTATTGGTACGTCAGTGACTACCGCAATGTGGTATAACCGTGAGGCACTTCATCACGAACGTTTAGTTGAGTCCATTACCCCTTATAATATCAATAGCCAATTATATTATCAGCAAATGGAACAATTAGGACTATCGGACACCCAATCGTCAATTTATGCTGCCGAAATGATTACCAAACAAGGTTTTATTATTGGTGCTAATGAAATTTTCTGGCTATCAGCATTGCTATTTTTATGCCTTATTGCGGTAGTTTGGTTTGCTAAACCGCCTTTTGGTAATAAAAGTGGTTAGATAAAAAATCGCCCTAGCAATGTATTAGGGCGATATGGCGTTAGCATGCCTTGTCCTATTTTAAATTATTATACTTGAGGAATAGCAATCTCAGGCTCAGCAGGTTTTTCTACCTCTTTAATAGGTTTATTTTGATTCGCATCAATAATGCGTTGTACATCATTCGCCATCTCCGTTAATCCCATTTTTTCATAAGCATCACGCATTAAAGGTAAAGCCTGTAGAGTCGCATTAGTATCTGAATATTGACGCAACATTTCGGCAACCCGATTTGCCACTGCCACATAGGCGTGACGCTTCATATAAAATTGAGCAATATAAAGTTCGTGGCGAGCTAGGCGTTCTTTTAAATAAGCCATACGTGCCAGTGCATCGGGAACATAAGGGCTATTAGGGAAATTCATCACTAAGGCTTGAAAATTACCAAAAGCGTTAAGGGCAGATTGTGGCTCACGAGAGGCACGATCAACATGGAATACCCCTTGAATCCAATTTTCGCCTAAAGCACTGTTGGTTAAGCCTGCCATATAGATCACATAATCTAAATGTGGACTGCGAGGGTGCTGACGCAAGAAACGTTCTGCCACCGTTAAGGTCAGGGTATAATCTTGCGATTTATAGTAAGCGTAAATTAAATTGAGTTGGGTTTGCTCACTGTAACTACCGAAAGGAAAACGGTTTTCAGTGGCTTCCAAATAGCGAATTGCTTGTGAATAATTACCTTGTTGTAAATAGGTTTGAGCCTTGCTGTATAGTTCTTGTGCAGAGGCTTGTTCAACCTCTTGATTGGAGTTGGAACAAGCGGTAACGGCTAACGCAACGCTAGCAACAAGCATAAGGGATTTTAATTTACGCATAAGTAGTTTCCTATATTTAACAAATTTTTTAACCTGTTGTTTGTTCAGCGATTAAATTATAATATTGTAACGATCATTATTAAATAAGCAAATTGAATTCACAGGTTATTTTATATGGCACAGATTACCTTGTCGGCGCAAGTTGAGCCACAACAAATGGGACAACGTTTAGACCAAACACTGGCGGAATTGTTCCCGGATTATTCACGTTCTCGTTTAAAAACTTGGATTGAGGCGGAGTTAGTTCAACTTGACGGACGCATTGCCAATATTCCCCGAGAAAAGGTGTATGGTGGCGAACAAGTGGTTATTCAGGTGGAAGTGGAAGAAGAAAATCATTATGAACCTGAAAATTTACCCTTAAATATTATTTATGAAGATGAGCATATTTTAGTGCTAAATAAACCACAAAATTTTGTGGTTCACCCTGGCGCAGGCAATCGTTCTGGTACAGTATTAAATGCGTTACTTTATCATTATCCAAACATTATTGAGGTGCCGAGAGCAGGTATTGTGCATCGTTTAGATAAAGATACCACAGGATTAATGGTGGTGGCAAAAACCATTCCTGCTCAGACAAAGTTAGTGCGTGATTTGCAAAAACGCAGAATTACACGTGAATATGAGGCGGTGGCAAGCGGTATTATGACCAAAGGGGGTAAGGTTGATGAACCTATGGCTCGCCACCCGACTAAACGTACCCTGATGGCAGTTCACCCTATGGGTAAGCCTGCGGTAACCCATTATCGTATTATGGAACGTTTTCGTGATTATACTCGCTTACGTTTACGCTTAGAAACAGGGCGGACACACCAAATTCGGGTGCATATGGCACATATTGCTCACCCTTTATTAGGCGATCAAACTTATGGTGGACGTCCTCGCCCACCGAAAAATGCTAGCGAGCAATTTGCTCAAATATTAAGGGAATTTAAACGCCAAGCCTTGCATGCAGTAATGCTAAGGTTAAACCACCCGATAACAGGCGAGGAAATGGAATGGTATGCTCCTTTACCTGAGGATTTTGTGCAATTAGTGA
Above is a window of Volucribacter amazonae DNA encoding:
- the selA gene encoding L-seryl-tRNA(Sec) selenium transferase — protein: MEKLFQQLPSVDKLLKTTQGQQLNEQFGHSAMVRVCRELLQQARQQIKFLQKLPHFCVDEQHFLQQVAVQLRDSQQVKIQVVHNLTGTVLHTNLGRALWAETAQQAGLNAMRNNVALEYDLQAGQRSHRDNYISELLCQLTGAEAACVVNNNAAAVLLMLAGLAKDKQVVISRGELIEIGGAFRIPDIMQQAGCYLREVGTTNRTHLSDYANAINEDTALLMKVHSSNYQICGFTAAVAEQQLVALAQQYALPVISDLGSGALIDLRQYGLPYEPTVQEKIAQGVDLVSFSGDKLLGGVQAGIIVGKKALIERLQTHPLKRVLRCDKVILAGLEATLRLYLQPEKLLEKLPILTKLTLSVSELTAQAEQLKVRLENKLNSDYSLQIKPSSAQIGSGSQPMARIPSVAVTIQGQHLTHLMARFKALPEPIIGRLEQDKIWLDLRSVADLQELLKTVEKL
- the rpsB gene encoding 30S ribosomal protein S2, producing the protein MAQVSMRDMLQAGVHFGHQTRYWNPKMKPFIFGARNGVHIINLEKTLPLFNDALAELSRIAHNNGKILFVGTKRAATDAVKEAALDCQQYYVNHRWLGGMLTNWKTVRQSIKRLKDLETQSQDGTFDKLTKKEALMRTREMEKLELSLGGIKNMAGLPDALFVIAADHEHIAVKEANNLGIPVFAVVDTNTDPDGVDYIIPGNDDATRAIQLYLSAAAAAVKEGKGVEEVVTEEVAVEIITEE
- the tsf gene encoding translation elongation factor Ts; the encoded protein is MAEITASLVKELRERTGAGMMECKKALVEANGDIELAIDNMRKSGQAKAAKKAGRVAAEGVILARIGSGFGALVEMNCETDFVAKDAGFLELANAVADYALANKGVTIEALQAQFEEQRAALVAKIGENMTIRRVQFLEGDVLVSYLHGAKIGVLVAGKGSEEELRKVAMHVAASRPEFVRPEDVPADVVAKEREIQVDIAMQSGKPREIAEKMVEGRMKKFTGEVSLTGQPFVMDPSKSVGEFLKEVGAEVTNFVRFEVGEGIEKVETDFAAEVAAMQKI
- a CDS encoding EmrA/EmrK family multidrug efflux transporter periplasmic adaptor subunit; this encodes MEQQQYSVKTSSKRKKILTYFFIILLLVGIGVAIYWFLVLRNHQETDDAYASGNQVMVSAQVSGNITQINVDDMDFVHQGDVLILLDDTDAKLAFAQSKDALASAVRSIKQLEYTVQQLQATVAANQVTLARAEGDLARRQQLSKSGSIDQESLQHAKDAVALADAQLQVAKSQLLANQALLGNTPLIQQPSVKNAIDNVKQAWLNLQRTQIKSPLSGYVARRTAQVGARATVGSPLLAVIATDDMWVDANFKETQLVNMRIGQPATLVFDLYGDKVEFEGKVEGIELGTGSAFSLLPAQNATGNWIKVIQRVPVRIRLNKDQLAQYPLRIGLSATVNVNTADTSGEVLLSNKRLTPIYRTNVLDYDLAPVNQLIEQIISENSK
- a CDS encoding DHA2 family efflux MFS transporter permease subunit, with the translated sequence MQQTTQYEPIKGGALVLMTLALALATFMQVLDSTIANVAIPTIAGDLGASSSQGTWVITSFGVANAIAIPITGWLAKRFGEVRLFLLATSLFVLASWLCGISHSLEMLIFCRVLQGIAAGPIIPLSQSLLLNNYPPQKRSMALAFWSMTVVVAPIFGPILGGWISDNLHWGWIFFINVPIGISVVLISWKILAKRETQTSQQPIDRIGLVLLILGVGCLQLVLDKGREQDWFNSSEIMLLSVISAISLILLIIWELTEKNPIVDISLFKLRNFSIGCLSTSLAFLVYLGSVVLIPLLLQQVYGYTATWAGLAAAPVGLLPILLSPLIGKFGSKIDMRILVSLSFIVYALTFYWRAETFEPNMSFMDVALPQFVQGLAVACFFMPLTTITLSGLPPEKMASASSLFNFLRTLAGSIGTSVTTAMWYNREALHHERLVESITPYNINSQLYYQQMEQLGLSDTQSSIYAAEMITKQGFIIGANEIFWLSALLFLCLIAVVWFAKPPFGNKSG
- the bamD gene encoding outer membrane protein assembly factor BamD; its protein translation is MRKLKSLMLVASVALAVTACSNSNQEVEQASAQELYSKAQTYLQQGNYSQAIRYLEATENRFPFGSYSEQTQLNLIYAYYKSQDYTLTLTVAERFLRQHPRSPHLDYVIYMAGLTNSALGENWIQGVFHVDRASREPQSALNAFGNFQALVMNFPNSPYVPDALARMAYLKERLARHELYIAQFYMKRHAYVAVANRVAEMLRQYSDTNATLQALPLMRDAYEKMGLTEMANDVQRIIDANQNKPIKEVEKPAEPEIAIPQV
- the rluD gene encoding 23S rRNA pseudouridine(1911/1915/1917) synthase RluD, with protein sequence MAQITLSAQVEPQQMGQRLDQTLAELFPDYSRSRLKTWIEAELVQLDGRIANIPREKVYGGEQVVIQVEVEEENHYEPENLPLNIIYEDEHILVLNKPQNFVVHPGAGNRSGTVLNALLYHYPNIIEVPRAGIVHRLDKDTTGLMVVAKTIPAQTKLVRDLQKRRITREYEAVASGIMTKGGKVDEPMARHPTKRTLMAVHPMGKPAVTHYRIMERFRDYTRLRLRLETGRTHQIRVHMAHIAHPLLGDQTYGGRPRPPKNASEQFAQILREFKRQALHAVMLRLNHPITGEEMEWYAPLPEDFVQLVNVLKQDYLLHKDELDY